In Cydia splendana chromosome 3, ilCydSple1.2, whole genome shotgun sequence, one DNA window encodes the following:
- the LOC134806368 gene encoding uncharacterized protein LOC134806368: MGKRKRKDKNRHLKEKIRRLEDRLNRCSSSDSATDEEYNNYDGYYPEPYDYPHNPGNEDEVPLIPWSDSEHSIPDTTPKSVIMQPTPIADPALNAGVPSNVNETVSADPGITTETDTSQTLPSDILEALGDPKGKEEIYGPKIPDEISKRWGRVLVDGLEKDAKQKLPEKHLIPDNFRLAKAPILNPEIISVLNESVRYRDKLLEKEQNQLGLGISELTNLASAVIKENLDKVEILKKLSEASQIFLDLHHDQTTRRRKLITTTLDKKFVNIISDVKRDTYLFGENLGEKIKATKTAETSGLQVKRKEVNAIASTSRKYPNQGNWRGPPRTYYQYQFQHFQRAPRQGGPRPRYPHQQYRYRPPVPDRQAQSTRKPPNKTPKA, encoded by the exons ATGGGAAAACGTAAACGTAAGGATAAAAATCGTCATTTAAAAGAAAAGATTAGGCGATTAGAAGATCGACTCAACCGTTGTTCATCATCAGACTCGGCAACAGACGAAG AATACAATAATTATGATGGGTACTACCCAGAACCGTACGATTACCCTCACAATCCAGGTAATGAAGACGAAGTGCCCCTAATACCGTGGTCTGATTCGGAACACTCGATTCCTGATACAACGCCTAAATCGGTGATCATGCAACCTACACCGATAGCGGACCCAGCTCTTAATGCCGGCGTACCCAGTAACGTCAATGAAACGGTATCGGCTGATCCCGGTATCACCACCGAGACCGATACATCACAAACATTGCCGTCTGATATATTAGAGGCCCTCGGGGACCCGAAGGGAAAAGAAGAAATATATGGGCCAAAAATACCTGATGAAATCTCTAAACGTTGGGGCCGGGTACTCGTTGATGGCCTAGAGAAAGATGCAAAGCAAAAACTGCCTGAAAAGCACCTGATACCGGATAACTTTCGTTTGGCCAAAGCTCCTATTTTAAATCCTGAGATTATATCGGTGCTTAACGAATCAGTCAGATATCGtgacaaattattagaaaaagagCAAAACCAACTGGGCCTAGGCATTTCTGAGCTCACAAATCTAGCTTCAGCGGTAATCAAAGAAAACTTAGATAAAGTCGAAATACTAAAGAAACTTTCTGAAGCTAGCCAGATTTTCCTAGACCTTCATCACGATCAGACCACTAGGAGAAGAAAACTCATAACCACAACTCTTGACAAAAAGTTTGTCAACATTATATCGGACGTAAAAAGGGATACCTACCTGTTTGGTGAAAACCTAGGGGAAAAAATAAAAGCCACAAAAACAGCGGAAACATCAGGGCTGCAAGTGAAGCGTAAAGAGGTCAACGCTATCGCGTCTACGTCTAGGAAATATCCCAACCAGGGAAACTGGAGGGGCCCACCCCGAACATACTACCAATACCAATTTCAACATTTTCAACGAGCACCCAGACAGGGTGGGCCGAGACCGCGCTACCCTCACCAGCAATACCGGTACCGTCCGCCAGTTCCCGATCGTCAAGCCCAATCTACGCGCAAGCCGCCCAACAAGACCCCAAAAGCCTAA